The following are encoded in a window of Streptomyces sp. SAT1 genomic DNA:
- a CDS encoding histidine phosphatase family protein: protein MGDLFLVRHGETAWSRSGRHTGRTDVPLTEHGREEARRLVPLIRSHRIGAAFVSPLQRARETAELIGVPDARVDADLREWDYGGYEGVTTPEIQRTRPGWFLFTDGVAPGPPEHPGETVEQVGERADRMLAKVDAAFANTEGVVLLVAHGHFLRVLTARRLGLPPASGALFQLATGTVCRLGTEHDRPVVAGWNIRPPAPAGSSH from the coding sequence ATGGGTGACCTCTTTCTCGTCCGGCACGGGGAGACCGCGTGGTCGCGCTCCGGGCGGCACACCGGCCGTACGGACGTGCCGCTCACCGAGCACGGGCGGGAGGAGGCGCGCCGGCTGGTGCCGCTGATCCGGTCGCACCGCATCGGCGCCGCGTTCGTCAGCCCGCTCCAGCGGGCCCGGGAGACGGCCGAGCTGATCGGTGTGCCGGACGCCCGCGTCGACGCCGACCTGCGGGAGTGGGACTACGGGGGCTACGAGGGGGTGACGACGCCCGAGATCCAGCGGACCCGGCCCGGCTGGTTCCTGTTCACCGACGGGGTCGCGCCGGGCCCGCCGGAGCACCCCGGCGAGACGGTGGAGCAGGTCGGGGAGCGCGCCGACCGGATGCTGGCCAAGGTGGACGCCGCGTTCGCGAACACCGAGGGCGTCGTGCTGCTCGTCGCGCACGGGCACTTCCTGCGGGTGCTGACGGCCCGGCGGCTGGGTCTGCCCCCGGCCTCGGGCGCGCTGTTCCAGCTCGCCACCGGCACGGTGTGCCGGCTGGGCACGGAACACGACCGGCCGGTGGTCGCGGGCTGGAACATCCGGCCGCCCGCACCGGCCGGATCATCGCACTGA
- the uraH gene encoding hydroxyisourate hydrolase has protein sequence MSTETTASVSTHILDTSVGRPAGGVAVQLSARSGRDADWQTLGGSATDADGRCKDLPALPEGTTHVRLGFDTETYFAKKQAAAQQDAPALRDSENGRPVFFPEVTIAFAVVPGEHYHVPLLLNPFGYSVYRGS, from the coding sequence ATGAGCACCGAGACCACCGCCTCCGTGTCCACCCACATCCTGGACACCAGCGTCGGCCGCCCCGCCGGGGGCGTCGCCGTCCAGCTCTCCGCCCGCTCGGGCCGGGACGCGGACTGGCAGACGCTCGGCGGCTCCGCGACCGACGCGGACGGGCGGTGCAAGGACCTGCCGGCCCTGCCGGAGGGGACCACACACGTGCGGCTCGGCTTCGACACCGAGACGTACTTCGCCAAGAAACAAGCCGCGGCCCAGCAGGACGCCCCCGCGCTCCGGGACAGCGAGAACGGCCGGCCGGTGTTCTTCCCCGAGGTGACCATCGCCTTCGCGGTGGTGCCCGGGGAGCACTACCACGTTCCGCTGCTGCTCAACCCGTTCGGCTACTCCGTTTACCGAGGGAGCTGA
- the uraD gene encoding 2-oxo-4-hydroxy-4-carboxy-5-ureidoimidazoline decarboxylase: protein MTTTSTPSGLARFNTLPDAAARAALLEACASTAWAERLLAARPHASAEDLYTASDAAMAELTAADLAQAMSGHPPIGRPKPGDPTSAREQSGMAGASEALKEEMLELNLAYQEKFGHVFLICATGRTGEQMRDAVKERIGNAPEQEREIVRTELGKINRIRLARLLEDA, encoded by the coding sequence GTGACTACGACTTCCACGCCGTCGGGCCTCGCCCGCTTCAACACTCTCCCGGATGCCGCGGCCCGCGCCGCGCTCCTGGAGGCGTGCGCCTCCACGGCATGGGCCGAGCGGCTGCTCGCCGCCCGCCCCCACGCCAGTGCCGAGGACCTGTACACCGCCAGTGACGCCGCCATGGCCGAGCTGACGGCGGCGGACCTCGCACAGGCCATGTCCGGCCACCCGCCGATCGGCCGCCCCAAGCCCGGCGACCCGACCTCGGCCCGCGAACAGAGCGGTATGGCCGGCGCCTCCGAGGCCCTCAAGGAGGAGATGCTCGAACTGAACCTGGCCTACCAGGAGAAGTTCGGCCATGTGTTCCTCATCTGCGCCACCGGCCGGACCGGTGAGCAGATGCGGGACGCGGTGAAGGAGCGGATCGGCAACGCGCCGGAGCAGGAACGGGAGATCGTCCGCACCGAGCTGGGGAAGATCAACCGCATCCGGCTCGCGCGCCTGCTCGAAGACGCCTGA
- the pucL gene encoding factor-independent urate hydroxylase: protein MTRFVLGQNQYGKAENRVVKITRDGDTHHIKDLNVSVALSGDMEEVHRSGSNANVLPTDTTKNTVFAFAKEHGIQSAEDLGVKLARHFVDHNEPIHRARIRIEEYSWERIETSKGGARFVGADEIAHSFVRKGQETRVAQITYDGHGIQVLSGFKDLTVLNSTNSEFFGFLKDKYTTLPEDHDRILATTVATWWRHNWDGVDSHAPDWDRSYGGVRKHALQAFAETYSYSLQQTLFEMGVRVLNSRDEVDEIRFSMPNKHHFRSDLSPFGIDNEAKDGAVYYAADRPYGLIEATILRDGAEQLIPVDMTNL from the coding sequence ATGACCCGTTTCGTCCTGGGACAGAACCAGTACGGCAAGGCAGAGAACCGCGTCGTCAAGATCACGCGGGACGGCGACACGCACCACATCAAGGACCTGAACGTCTCCGTCGCCCTCTCCGGCGACATGGAGGAGGTCCACCGCAGCGGTTCCAATGCGAACGTCCTGCCGACCGACACCACCAAGAACACGGTGTTCGCCTTCGCCAAGGAGCACGGGATCCAGAGCGCCGAGGACCTCGGCGTCAAGCTCGCCCGCCACTTCGTGGACCACAACGAGCCCATCCACCGGGCCCGCATCCGCATCGAGGAGTACTCCTGGGAGCGGATCGAGACCTCCAAGGGCGGCGCCCGCTTCGTCGGCGCCGACGAGATCGCCCACTCCTTCGTCCGCAAGGGCCAGGAGACCCGCGTCGCGCAGATCACCTACGACGGCCACGGCATCCAGGTGCTCTCCGGGTTCAAGGACCTCACCGTCCTGAACTCGACCAACTCCGAGTTCTTCGGCTTCCTGAAGGACAAGTACACCACCCTGCCCGAGGACCACGACCGCATCCTCGCCACCACCGTCGCCACCTGGTGGCGGCACAACTGGGACGGCGTCGACTCGCACGCCCCCGACTGGGACCGCTCCTACGGCGGAGTGCGCAAGCACGCCCTCCAGGCGTTCGCCGAGACCTACTCGTACTCCCTCCAGCAGACCCTGTTCGAGATGGGCGTACGGGTGCTGAACTCCCGTGACGAGGTCGACGAGATCCGCTTCTCGATGCCCAACAAGCACCACTTCCGTTCGGACCTCTCGCCGTTCGGGATCGACAACGAGGCCAAGGACGGCGCCGTCTACTACGCCGCCGACCGCCCCTACGGCCTGATCGAGGCCACCATCCTGCGCGACGGAGCCGAGCAACTCATCCCGGTCGACATGACCAACCTCTGA
- a CDS encoding acyl-CoA thioesterase, with the protein MSEPFSVPVTVRGYETDVQGHLNQAVYLNYAEHARWSLLQAAGISQSDLIATGVGPVALETTIGFRRELLAGDEAVVSCVFEWGEGKTFRIRQTVRKADGTVAAEITAVGGLLDLKARRLVAAPRDRFRDLAEDPVLLGL; encoded by the coding sequence GTGAGCGAGCCGTTTTCCGTCCCGGTGACCGTCCGGGGCTACGAGACCGATGTGCAGGGGCATCTCAACCAGGCCGTGTACCTCAACTACGCGGAGCACGCACGCTGGTCGCTGCTCCAGGCGGCCGGCATCAGCCAGAGCGACCTGATCGCCACGGGCGTGGGACCGGTGGCGCTGGAGACGACCATCGGTTTCCGGCGGGAGCTGCTCGCCGGTGACGAGGCCGTGGTGAGCTGTGTGTTCGAGTGGGGCGAGGGCAAGACGTTCCGGATACGGCAGACCGTCCGCAAGGCCGACGGCACGGTGGCCGCGGAGATCACCGCGGTCGGCGGGCTGCTGGACCTCAAGGCGCGCAGACTGGTGGCCGCTCCCCGGGACCGGTTCCGGGACCTCGCGGAGGATCCGGTGCTGCTGGGCCTGTGA
- a CDS encoding nucleobase:cation symporter-2 family protein: protein MAQPATEPAKGSCSTPPVHTEDAVTSVHPVDEKLHPSRLVPAALQHIAAMYAGVVTPPLIIGQACGLDIAARTRLIAASLLIAGVATVLQTIGVKGVVGNRLPFVNAASSAGIAPILAIAETNSPGRQLPAIYGAVMVAGVFCLAVGPFFGRLLRYFPPLVTGVVITLIGVTLMPVPVGWAQGGDKTAADFGSMRNLALAAFTLVVILLIQRFGRGFVKQVALLFGLLIGTLAAMPFGMADFSGIRSAPVAALPTPFAFGAPVFEPAAILSLCIVMLVLMTESSAGMLALGEICDRRADARTITRGLRTDGIATLLGPVFGGFPTSAFAQNVGVVSLTRVRSRYVVATAGAALLVLGAFPVLGAVVSLVPMPVLGGAGIVLFGSIAVSGIRTLSEAGLDDSSNIILVAVALGAGIIPLAAPTFYAEFPAWAQTVLGSGISAGALVAVLLNLFFHHLGTRSRTAPALKSS, encoded by the coding sequence ATGGCACAGCCTGCAACGGAGCCGGCGAAAGGCTCCTGTTCCACCCCGCCGGTGCACACCGAGGACGCCGTCACGTCCGTGCACCCGGTGGACGAGAAGCTCCACCCCTCGCGGCTCGTCCCCGCCGCGCTCCAGCACATCGCCGCGATGTACGCGGGCGTTGTCACTCCTCCGCTCATCATCGGCCAGGCCTGCGGGCTCGACATCGCGGCCCGCACCCGGCTGATCGCCGCCTCCCTGCTCATCGCCGGTGTGGCCACCGTTCTCCAGACCATCGGCGTCAAGGGTGTGGTCGGCAACCGCCTGCCCTTCGTCAACGCCGCCTCCTCCGCGGGCATCGCCCCCATCCTCGCGATCGCCGAGACCAACTCACCGGGCCGCCAACTCCCGGCCATCTACGGCGCGGTGATGGTCGCCGGCGTCTTCTGCCTGGCCGTCGGGCCGTTCTTCGGGCGCCTGCTGCGCTACTTCCCGCCGCTGGTCACCGGTGTGGTGATCACCCTCATCGGGGTCACCCTGATGCCCGTGCCGGTCGGCTGGGCCCAGGGCGGCGACAAGACCGCCGCCGACTTCGGCTCCATGAGGAACCTCGCGCTGGCCGCCTTCACGCTGGTCGTCATCCTGCTGATCCAGCGCTTCGGCCGCGGCTTCGTCAAGCAAGTCGCTCTGCTCTTCGGCCTGTTGATCGGCACGCTGGCCGCCATGCCCTTCGGGATGGCCGACTTCAGCGGCATCCGCTCCGCACCCGTCGCCGCGCTGCCCACCCCCTTCGCCTTCGGCGCCCCCGTCTTCGAGCCCGCCGCGATCCTCTCCCTGTGCATCGTGATGCTGGTGCTGATGACCGAGTCCAGCGCCGGGATGCTCGCCCTCGGCGAGATCTGCGACCGCCGCGCCGACGCCCGCACCATCACCCGCGGACTGCGCACCGACGGCATCGCCACCCTGCTCGGCCCCGTCTTCGGCGGCTTCCCCACCTCGGCCTTCGCCCAGAACGTCGGCGTCGTCTCGCTGACGCGGGTGCGCAGCCGCTACGTCGTCGCCACCGCCGGTGCCGCCCTGCTCGTCCTCGGCGCCTTCCCCGTGCTCGGCGCGGTGGTCTCCCTGGTGCCCATGCCGGTGCTGGGCGGCGCGGGCATCGTCCTGTTCGGCTCCATCGCGGTCAGCGGCATCCGTACGCTCTCCGAGGCCGGACTCGACGACAGCTCCAACATCATCCTGGTCGCCGTCGCCCTGGGCGCCGGCATCATCCCACTGGCCGCGCCCACCTTCTACGCCGAGTTCCCGGCCTGGGCGCAGACCGTCCTGGGCTCCGGGATCAGCGCCGGCGCACTCGTCGCCGTCCTGCTCAACCTCTTCTTCCACCATCTCGGCACCCGGAGCCGCACGGCCCCGGCACTCAAATCCTCCTAG
- a CDS encoding pyridoxal phosphate-dependent aminotransferase: MEFRQSSKLNEVCYEIRGPVIEHANALEEAGHSVLRLNTGNPALFGFEAPEEIVQDMIRMLPRAHGYTDSRGVLSARRAVAQRYQARGLEVGVDDVFLGNGVSELVSMAVQALLEDGDEVLVPAPDYPLWTAVTTLAGGKAVHYLCDERADWYPDLDDMASKITDRTRAVVIINPNNPTGAVYPKEILEGILDLARRHGLMVFADEIYDQILYDDAVHHSTAALAPDLVVLTFCGLSKTYRVAGFRSGWLVVTGPRQHAKDYLEGLTMLASMRLCPNAPAQYAIQAALGGRQSIGELTVPGGRLHEQRNIAWEKLNEIPGVSCVKPRGALYAFARLDPTVHKIHDDERFVLDLLLREKIQIVQGTGFNWPTPDHFRILTLPHADVLETAISRIGRFLDGYRQ; encoded by the coding sequence GATCCGCGGCCCGGTGATCGAGCACGCCAACGCGCTGGAGGAGGCGGGCCACAGCGTGCTGCGCCTGAACACCGGCAACCCGGCGCTCTTCGGTTTCGAGGCGCCCGAGGAGATCGTCCAGGACATGATCCGGATGCTCCCGCGGGCGCACGGCTACACCGACTCGCGCGGGGTCCTCTCCGCCCGCCGCGCGGTCGCCCAGCGCTACCAGGCACGCGGCCTGGAGGTCGGCGTCGACGACGTCTTCCTCGGCAACGGCGTCTCGGAGCTGGTCTCCATGGCCGTACAGGCGCTGCTGGAGGACGGCGACGAGGTGCTGGTCCCCGCCCCGGACTACCCGCTGTGGACGGCCGTGACCACCCTGGCCGGCGGCAAGGCGGTCCACTACCTGTGCGACGAGCGGGCCGACTGGTACCCGGACCTGGACGACATGGCGTCGAAGATCACCGACCGGACCAGGGCCGTCGTGATCATCAACCCCAACAACCCGACGGGCGCGGTCTATCCGAAGGAGATCCTGGAGGGCATCCTCGACCTCGCCCGCAGGCACGGCCTGATGGTGTTCGCCGACGAGATCTACGACCAGATCCTCTACGACGACGCCGTGCACCACTCGACGGCCGCGCTCGCGCCCGACCTGGTGGTCCTGACCTTCTGCGGCCTGTCGAAGACGTACCGCGTGGCCGGGTTCCGCTCCGGCTGGCTGGTCGTGACCGGACCCCGGCAGCACGCCAAGGACTATCTGGAGGGCCTGACCATGCTGGCCTCCATGCGCCTGTGCCCCAACGCGCCCGCGCAGTACGCCATCCAGGCCGCGCTCGGCGGCCGCCAGTCCATCGGCGAGCTGACCGTGCCCGGCGGCAGGCTGCACGAGCAGCGGAACATCGCCTGGGAGAAGCTCAACGAGATCCCGGGCGTCTCCTGTGTCAAGCCCCGGGGCGCCCTGTACGCGTTCGCCCGGCTCGACCCAACGGTCCACAAGATCCACGACGACGAGAGGTTCGTCCTGGACCTGCTGCTCCGCGAGAAGATCCAGATCGTGCAGGGCACCGGCTTCAACTGGCCCACGCCCGACCACTTCCGCATCCTGACGCTCCCTCACGCGGATGTGCTGGAGACGGCGATCAGCAGGATCGGGCGGTTCCTCGACGGCTACCGGCAGTAG
- a CDS encoding 8-oxoguanine deaminase translates to MAPSAAQRIVIENAAIATVDANDTEYASGHLVIAGNRIESVGAGPAPAGLADVTRRIDAGGHLVTPGLVNTHHHFYQWITRGLATDHNLFNWLVALYPTWARIDEEMVYAAAQGSLAMMARGGVTTAMDHHYVFPRGSGDLSGAIIRAASEMGVRFTLARGSMDRSEKDGGLPPDFAVETLEGALAATEETVKKHHDASFDAMTQVAVAPCSPFSVSTELMRQGAELARRLGVRLHTHGSETVEEEKFCHELFGMGPTDYFESTGWLGEDVWMAHCVHMTDSDIAAFGRTKTGVAHCPSSNARLAAGIARVPDMLAAGVPVGLGVDGTASNESGELHTELRNALLINRLGAHREAALNARQALRLGTYGGAQVLGRAGQTGSLEAGKLADLVLWKLDTLAHASIADPVTALVFGAAAPVTASFVNGRQIVENGRLLHADEDAIAHATREEARRLARIAAQH, encoded by the coding sequence ATGGCACCATCGGCAGCCCAGCGCATCGTCATCGAGAACGCCGCCATCGCGACCGTCGACGCGAACGACACCGAGTACGCCTCCGGACACCTCGTCATCGCCGGGAACAGGATCGAGTCCGTCGGCGCCGGACCGGCCCCCGCCGGCCTGGCGGACGTGACACGGCGCATCGACGCCGGCGGCCACCTCGTCACCCCCGGCCTGGTCAACACCCACCACCACTTCTACCAGTGGATCACCCGGGGCCTGGCCACCGACCACAACCTGTTCAACTGGCTCGTCGCGCTCTACCCCACCTGGGCCCGCATCGACGAGGAGATGGTGTACGCGGCGGCGCAGGGGTCGCTCGCCATGATGGCCCGCGGCGGAGTGACCACCGCCATGGACCACCACTACGTCTTCCCGCGGGGCTCCGGCGACCTGTCCGGCGCGATCATCCGGGCCGCCTCCGAGATGGGCGTCCGGTTCACGCTGGCCCGCGGCTCGATGGACCGCAGCGAGAAGGACGGCGGGCTGCCGCCCGACTTCGCCGTGGAGACGCTGGAGGGCGCCCTCGCCGCCACCGAGGAGACCGTCAAGAAGCACCATGACGCCTCCTTCGACGCCATGACCCAGGTGGCCGTCGCCCCCTGCTCGCCCTTCTCCGTCTCCACCGAACTGATGCGCCAGGGCGCCGAACTCGCCCGGCGGCTCGGGGTGCGCCTGCACACCCACGGCTCGGAGACCGTGGAGGAGGAGAAGTTCTGCCACGAGCTGTTCGGCATGGGCCCCACCGACTACTTCGAGTCGACGGGCTGGCTCGGCGAGGACGTGTGGATGGCGCACTGCGTCCACATGACCGACTCCGACATCGCCGCCTTCGGCCGCACGAAGACCGGTGTGGCGCACTGCCCGTCCTCCAACGCCCGCCTCGCGGCCGGCATCGCCCGGGTCCCGGACATGCTCGCCGCGGGCGTCCCGGTCGGCCTCGGCGTCGACGGCACCGCCTCCAACGAGTCCGGTGAACTCCACACCGAACTGCGCAACGCCCTGCTGATCAACCGTCTCGGCGCGCACCGCGAGGCGGCCCTGAACGCCCGGCAGGCGCTGCGCCTGGGCACCTACGGCGGCGCCCAGGTCCTGGGCCGGGCCGGGCAGACCGGCTCCCTGGAGGCCGGCAAGCTCGCCGACCTCGTGCTGTGGAAGCTGGACACCCTGGCCCACGCCTCCATCGCGGACCCGGTGACCGCTCTGGTCTTCGGCGCCGCCGCCCCGGTCACCGCCTCCTTCGTCAACGGCCGGCAGATCGTCGAGAACGGCCGCCTGCTCCACGCCGACGAGGACGCCATCGCGCACGCCACCCGCGAAGAGGCCCGCCGTCTGGCGCGGATCGCCGCACAGCACTGA
- a CDS encoding nucleobase:cation symporter-2 family protein encodes MATSGLQHVAAMYAGVVAPPLIVGAAIGLSARDLTFLTGACLFTAGLATFLQTLGIWKIGARLPFVNGVTFAGVAPMTAIVASTKDKSDALPVIFGAVIVAGLLGFLCAPLFCKAIRFFPPVVTGSVITLIGVSLLPVAFGWAQGPNPAAHDYGSATNLTLAGITLLLVLLLRRFTRGFVKQIAVLIGLVLGTLVAIPFGATDFGPVADADVVGFPTPFHFGAPQFQVAAILSMCVVMVVCMTESTADMLALGEIVERPADERTIAAGLRADTLGSALSPLFNGFMCSAFAQNIGLVAMTRIRSRYVVAAGGGFLVLMGLCPAAASLIAVVPRPVLGGAGVVLFGSVAASGIQTLVRAGLDKDNNVLIVAVSLAAGIIPITAPEFYHAFPETARIVLDSGISTGCVVAVALNLLFNHIGKGQDAEDVTHPMESGTEIAEAAQPAPTH; translated from the coding sequence ATGGCGACCAGCGGCCTCCAGCACGTGGCCGCCATGTACGCGGGGGTCGTCGCCCCGCCCCTGATCGTCGGCGCGGCCATCGGCCTGAGCGCCCGTGACCTCACCTTCCTCACCGGCGCCTGCCTGTTCACCGCGGGCCTCGCCACCTTCCTCCAGACGCTCGGCATCTGGAAGATCGGCGCCCGGCTGCCCTTCGTCAACGGCGTCACCTTCGCCGGTGTCGCCCCGATGACCGCGATCGTCGCCTCCACCAAGGACAAGTCCGACGCGCTGCCGGTCATCTTCGGCGCGGTCATCGTCGCCGGACTCCTCGGGTTCCTCTGCGCCCCGCTGTTCTGCAAGGCCATCCGCTTCTTCCCGCCGGTCGTCACCGGCAGCGTGATCACCCTCATCGGTGTCTCCCTGCTGCCGGTCGCCTTCGGCTGGGCCCAGGGCCCCAACCCGGCCGCGCACGACTACGGCTCGGCCACCAATCTGACCCTGGCCGGCATCACCCTTCTGCTGGTCCTGCTGCTGCGCCGCTTCACCCGCGGCTTCGTCAAGCAGATCGCCGTCCTGATCGGCCTGGTCCTGGGCACCCTGGTCGCCATCCCGTTCGGCGCCACCGACTTCGGCCCGGTCGCCGACGCCGACGTGGTCGGCTTCCCGACGCCCTTCCACTTCGGCGCCCCGCAGTTCCAGGTCGCCGCGATCCTGTCGATGTGCGTCGTCATGGTGGTCTGCATGACCGAGTCCACCGCCGACATGCTCGCCCTCGGCGAGATCGTCGAACGCCCCGCGGACGAGCGGACCATCGCTGCGGGCCTGCGCGCCGACACCCTCGGCTCCGCCCTCAGCCCCCTGTTCAACGGCTTCATGTGCAGCGCCTTCGCCCAGAACATCGGCCTGGTCGCGATGACCCGCATCCGCAGCCGCTACGTGGTCGCCGCGGGCGGCGGCTTCCTGGTGCTGATGGGCCTGTGCCCGGCCGCCGCCTCCCTCATCGCCGTCGTACCGCGGCCGGTGCTGGGCGGCGCGGGCGTGGTGCTGTTCGGCTCGGTGGCCGCCAGCGGTATCCAGACGCTGGTCAGGGCGGGCCTGGACAAGGACAACAACGTCCTGATCGTCGCCGTCTCGCTCGCCGCCGGCATCATCCCGATCACCGCGCCGGAGTTCTACCACGCCTTCCCCGAGACCGCCCGGATCGTCCTGGACTCGGGCATCTCCACCGGCTGCGTCGTGGCCGTCGCGCTGAACCTGCTCTTCAACCACATCGGCAAGGGCCAGGACGCGGAGGACGTCACCCACCCGATGGAGAGCGGCACGGAGATCGCGGAGGCCGCCCAGCCGGCCCCCACGCACTGA
- a CDS encoding AraC family transcriptional regulator: MPVTPETAGSDVLDGVECFEHWREVMGRSRAAEMTSDHVTTFSATVRQAQLGPVAVLRTAFPSIRVRRTERMIRRCDDELYHLTMLTAGHGTVASVGPGGTQRLTPGHFHLVTSSQPYDSWFAGTPGAGGAPPRAEGIGIDLPASSLPIPPHRVRHLLGRVLSGQQGTGAVLAAFLLTLDRQLPALRPAEATRLGAVAVDLLSACLARELDAEDALPEETRHRAMLHDVRAFVRRHLHDPGLTPSKVAAAHHVSVSYLHRLFTRGSQGTTLAAYIRRQRLAKAYRDLVDPALSALPIHAVAARCGMPHPSAFTRAFKAAYGISPSDHRHYCR; this comes from the coding sequence ATGCCGGTGACACCCGAGACGGCCGGGAGCGACGTCCTGGACGGGGTCGAGTGCTTCGAGCACTGGCGGGAGGTGATGGGGCGGTCACGGGCCGCCGAGATGACCAGCGACCATGTCACCACCTTCAGCGCGACCGTGCGGCAGGCGCAGCTCGGGCCCGTGGCCGTCCTGAGGACGGCGTTCCCCTCGATACGGGTCAGGCGGACCGAGCGGATGATCCGCCGGTGCGACGACGAGCTCTACCACCTGACGATGCTGACGGCCGGCCACGGAACCGTGGCCTCGGTCGGCCCGGGAGGGACACAGCGGCTCACGCCGGGCCACTTCCACCTGGTGACCAGCTCACAGCCCTACGATTCCTGGTTCGCCGGCACCCCCGGCGCCGGAGGGGCGCCACCGCGCGCCGAGGGGATCGGCATCGACCTCCCGGCGTCGTCCCTGCCCATCCCGCCGCACCGGGTCCGCCACCTGCTCGGCCGGGTGCTGTCGGGACAGCAGGGCACGGGCGCGGTACTGGCGGCGTTCCTGCTCACCCTGGACCGCCAACTGCCCGCGCTCCGGCCCGCCGAGGCGACCCGGCTCGGCGCCGTGGCGGTCGACCTGCTGTCCGCCTGCCTGGCGCGGGAGCTGGACGCCGAGGACGCGCTGCCGGAGGAGACGCGGCACCGGGCCATGCTCCACGATGTGCGCGCCTTCGTCCGGCGGCACCTGCACGACCCCGGCCTGACCCCGTCGAAGGTCGCCGCGGCGCACCACGTCTCCGTCAGCTATCTGCACCGGCTCTTCACCCGCGGCTCGCAGGGCACGACCCTCGCCGCGTACATCCGCCGGCAGCGGCTGGCGAAGGCGTACCGCGATCTCGTCGACCCGGCCCTGAGCGCCCTGCCGATCCACGCCGTCGCCGCGCGGTGCGGAATGCCCCACCCCTCCGCCTTCACCCGCGCGTTCAAGGCGGCCTACGGGATCTCGCCGAGCGATCACCGGCACTACTGCCGGTAG